TCTGAAAGGTATACCGaaaaaccccctatggcatgggcTTTTCTATTTTGCATGTGGATGATAaatcgagtcttgcaaggttGATTTTGGTTTTTGCTGTGTATGTGTTATGCTTTTGCtatgttatttttctattaaaaaatgttttgaaaataaaacccttgcatAGATCCACACCAAGTTGGTTTTTTTGGCACGCCTTTGGCCACTGCCTTTTAACTTGGATTACCCTTAAGGGAGTTTCCCTTTCGGAGGGTACCCCCGAAGATTATACTACAACAATGGCTCCCATTCTTGCCTTTGACTGAAGGTCAAAGGGAATAGCTCATGAGCATGAAAGGAAGATACCTCGAAGGGCTTCAGAGTTCACCTTTTAGAGTTGTATAGGTCTTTTAAGGGAGTTATTGTCACATGGTGAAGGGCTTCAGAAGGGTTGCTAAAGGCTTCAATACAAGCTTGAGAGATCACATGTGCATAATGATTGCGTGACTATTCCATTCTTGAGGGGTTTCGTCTATAAATAACAAAGACCCTCCTGTAAGTATTACCTATTATTATCGAGATCCTAAGGCTTTGGCAATTTTTCAAGAACCCTTTCGAAGACCTTCCACGCATTCTGAAGgattttgataataattatctaaacttGCCTTGAAAACAATTTGGAGGTCCTTTATGGGACCTCTGAAGAATCTAATTTGAAGGCTTATATAGGAACCTGGAGGTAGGCCCCCGAAAACTTGACTTCAAAAGATATTATAAGATTTGCTAGGGCTTTCAAAGACCCATTCCGAAGGCCTTCCGAAGACATTGTAGGCATTTATTTTCAGACAAAAATAAGCAATTATGACACCTTGTGTCAAGTTTGTTCACAAATCTAAGAGGGATACAGTACAAACCCTTGGGGGCAATGTAGTGGTGCCTTTAAGGTGTAAAGGTTTAGTGTTAAGGGATAGTGATGTAAGGGAATCGATCGAAGCATTTGATATACCGGCTTCATGGGAACCAAAGAGGTTAGAAGAGCATGAAAAGACACCCACGATGACTAGGGGTAAGGTAGCCGTTAGGGATGTGCACGGTTCGGTTTGGTcgatttttgacattttcagTATGCCAAACCAATTGTGCAGTTTTTTGTCAAACCAGACCGCGCGGTCTAATTTGGTGCGCAGAAACCACACTACAAAATGGGGTGCGGTTTTCGTTGTTTGCCCAAAACATCTAAAATATTAATCCACCCATTTTCGTGGTGCAATTTCCACGGTTTCGTAAATTATTTCATCAATCATTTAGCccataaaccaaaataaataaaagattgtaTATAAACAATCTTTATAAacatattgtttatatataaacaatctgtttaacaaataaatagattgtttcataatttttaaaataaattattattataaacaaataaattatttcataatttgtttaattattacaTTATACTTGGGTGGTTCGGTTCAAATCGAACCGAAAAATCCTCAAACtgcaaaccgcacggtttgagGATTTCTCAAACCGTGCTGGACCAACCCTCTCAAAAAATTGCACAGTGCGATGTGGTGCAGTTCGGTTATGTCGATTTTCACGATTtgccgatttttttgaacacccctagtaGTCGTCCACGTTGATAGCTTAAGGATGGGCTTAAGTCTCCCCTTGTATTTATTTGGAATGTAGTACTTGACGAAAAACTAGTTGACACCAGCGTAGTTGCATCCTAATACACGGGTTGTGTTTTTAGGGTCTTTTTGTATTATGCCAAGAGCATGGAATGACCCTTAGCACATAAttgtttggttgtttctttcGCCCAATGACTTCTACAGGGTAAAAGGAATTAGTAATGCTCTAGAGGTGTTTAATTGTCCATTTTTTGATAGTTGAGGAAAGGTAGATGAATTCAAGACCAGATAGTTGGTGGTAAGACCACCCATGAGTTGGACTACATTAAGAATTTGGTGTACAATTGAGGTGAGTAAAAGGGCAGTGATTTTACTGGATCTTAAACTCGCAACGAACGCTAACAAGTTGAATATTAAAAAGTTGTTGAGGGGTGGATCGATAATGCTCAACAGCCTACTCATGGATGAACACTTGATTGACACCGGTTGGCTAGCAAGGGAAGCAGTGGATGATGTGGCTGGTCCCCACATCCTTTGGAACCTCAAGGCCCCATTCTCCCAGTGgagggagaaggagaggaagGGGAAGTTGGTATTGAGGGCGAAGAAGATGCTGAAAACATGGAGGAAGAATACttgaaattgttgttgccatAATATAACAATCAAAACTTGTTTGTCTTAAGGGAAACTAAACTAGTTGATAAAGCTAAGATGGTGAGCGAAATGGGTTGGTTCACTGTTTAGgtaggcaggcaggcaggcataCACACGGGGTGAAGCTCGATTCATTGTCCAAGAGAGTAGGTAGAATTCCCTAGAAGTAAGCATGGGGGGGTCACTTGAAGAAAGATCACTGAAGGGTCTTTGGGGTAAGTCATGTAGGGTTGATTTTCAGGAGAGTTGAGGGTGCCTCTGGATAGGGTTGTCTTGGAGATGGGCTAGTCTTGGAGCTCCAAAGGGTTTTTCGATCTGCAAAACAAAGAATAGTTAGAAAGCATGTGGACATCTCGTCATGCTGGCTTTTTGATGCCTAAGTTAGGTGTAGTCATGGTGCGGAAGAGTATGTGGATGCATCATAATGTATGTGGGCTTCGAAAGAGCTTAGACTCTTCGAAAGAGCTAAGGTTAGGACATGTATAGATTTGATCTAAGTCTTAGGGTATTGGATTTGGGCCTTGAAGGTGTGGGACCGAGGGGTATTTATAGTCATCCAAGGACTGGGACATGTGGCACTTATGTATGAAGGCACTTGGCAAGACACTTCGAGTGAGAGTGTTGGACTTGAAGATTGGTCTTTAGATGTGGGTAGCCCCAAAAAGGGGTTAACTAGGTTATTGAGGGAACAAATTTGGTTAAGTCGCAAAAGAAAATCTTCCAAAGACCTTCGAAAGGTAGCCTAATGGAAGGACTAAACACGAAAATGACTCAAGCCTTTAGGGAAGTAGACCATAAAGGGTCCTCAAAAAGCCCAATTTGGTCTTTAAGGGCCTCGCTAAAAGGCAGGCCTTCTAAATGCTTGGACTACCCCCAAGGAAGTTTCCTTTGAAAGGTACATTCGAAAACCATGCTACAACActctaaattatatttttcataaaatataaaattatatattatttaattttatcactatttttttgggttaattatatcaataatcactcaactttgCATTTTGTTACTGTTTAGTCACTAaactttgaaatattacttGTTGgttactaatatttcaaaattgttactatttagttactgaactttaaaatgttacctactagtcattaatattcaaaattattttttatccatcACTCGTTAGTCATTGATTTTTAAGTTCACAAGTGACagataaaaaatacttttgaaatattagtgattaataggtaatattttaaagttcaataactaaatagtaataattttaaaatattagtaactaatatgtaatatttcaaaattcagtaATCAAACattaacaaaatacaaaattaactgattattaatgtaattaattcttttttttacattattatcATCGATTTTCCGCGCCATTAAGAAGATCTCTAAGGGCAAACATGTCATAAAAACGGCCAGTCTGCACCCCGAACTTCCTTCGTGCCTGACTTAGTCGAGAAGtcggaaaaaaaataaaataaaaaaggaagggATCAATTTGTTATTCGACTTGACTTGCCGCTTGCTTGATAATCCATGAGTTGCAGACCATGAGTCTTGATTCTCTCGAATTCATCGGCATCATCGTTTccccaattttcttcttcttcttctcatacACAAATTGAATTATTCGATCGCATCGCGTATATACAGTCAATTCGATTCACCAATAGTCATGGCATCACCGGCGTCGTCATCGGCGGTGGCGAACATCATGCTGGCGATCTACGAGAAGAAGACGGTGGCGGTCGATCTCTACCGCCCGCTGCGAAACTACATAGTCTTCAACTACTCGGAGCGCGAGGCCCAAAATCTAGAGGACGACCTCCAAACCCTCAACCAAATGCGCTCCGATCTAGACCGCAGCGCCGCCGACTCCCCCACCGCCCGCCGCGACCTGCTGCAGAGCTACTACCGTGCCCTCTGTGCCGTGGAGTCGCGCTTCCCTATCTCCCCGAGTAAGGACCACATCAACGCCGTGACTTTCACTTGGCACGACGCCTTCAAGAACAAGCTCAAGGCTTCGCAGCAGAACATCCATCTTGAAAAAGCTGCCGTGCTGTTCAATTTGGGCGCAGTGAACAGCCAGATCGGGTTATCATTCGATCGGGCTTCAGTTGAGGGGCGGCGGCAGGCTTCGCACTCGTTTATTGCCGCGGCGGGGGCGTTCGCATTTCTCAGGGATAATGAGTCGGCGAAGGCGTCGATGGGGAGCTCGGCCACCGTGGATTTGTCGGTGGAGTGCGCGGGAATGCTGGAGAGGCTTATGCTGGCCCAAGCGCAGGAATGTGTTTTTGAGAACACTATCGCCAAGGGGAGTACTCCTGGAGTTTGTTCTAAAATTTCAAGACAGGTAAGTTTTTAGCCTATGTTGCTAATGTTGATCACTCTATggaaagatttatgatttataGGGTGCTCTTGGaatgtaattatatatttcttctctttatcgACACGACGATTTGGAGTTAaaagagtatgtcaatatgtcATGGGTTCATCACCAAATATGGGGAATTTAGATAACCACACCAAGAATGCTATCTGCTAAGGTTCTCTGTAAATTGTGACATTAATGACTGTATTAGGCAGTTACTAATACAGGCGTGCATGTAGCCAGTTTGTGCCATTCCCCCGGGTTTTGTGGCACAATGGCTAACCATTACCAAGCAGAGGTATTGGTGTTGATTAGTACAAGATGAGACAGATATCCTACGTGTTATGTATATAGTGCAATGGTTTTAATATGCCAAAAAGTTTAGGTATATGCTTAGTAGGCTTCATCATAAATAGGatagaattttgtttaaattcatCCCCGAGTCTATAAAATTGTTCCTATGATCACTGTGCCAAATCTAGAATTTTCTTGAGGATGTTAGGAGATGCCACTTGTAGTAATTATATACTGCTTGACATTGGAATTATATGACCAGGTAATTATGCCGGAACTATAATGCTTTGACATGATTACAGGTCGGGATCTACTATGAGGAAGCTTTAGCAGCATTAAATGTTACACCTCTCAAAGATCATTTTGACAAGACATGGTTAAGCCATGTTCAGCTAAAGGCAGCCTTGTTTTATGCTGAGGCGTGCTATAGGTATGGTTTAGAGCTGCATGAGAAAGAGGAGATTGCTGAGGAAATTGCTCGTCTGAAGAGTGGGATTAATGCTTTGTCTGAAGCCAAGAAACCATCCTCAAAGGGTGCTGCACAACAGCTTTTGGATGCAATGAATAAATTGGAAGGCAATTTAAACCGTAACCTGGAGAGGGCTGTGAAGGAGAATGACCGAGTTTACCTGATGAGGGTTCCTCCCATCAGTTCTCTACCTCCTCTTCCAGCATTTTCTATGGTTAAACCTATCCCAATGAATGACCTACTGGATGCAAGCAAAGAAAAAATGTTTGCAAGTCTTGTCCCTGATAGCAGTGCCAAAGCTCTTTCTCGATACACTGAAATGGTTGATGATATCATAAGAACACAAGCTGAAAAATTGCAGCAAGGGAGTGAAATTGCACGAGTGAGGCTCAGGGAAATGGACTTGCCAGATTCTATTCTTGCTTTGGAAGGAAACTTCAGCCTGCCAACAGCTCTTAAAGAAGATGTTGAGGCAGTTCAAATTAGTGGGGGACCTGCAGGGTTAGAAGCTGAGGTACAACAACTTAGAGATTTGAGGAGGGTGAATCAGGAATTGCTTGTCCAGACCGAGGAGCTCTTGCAGAAAGAAGCAACAGAAGATGCACAATTTAGAAGCCAATTCGGGGTGCGGTGGACTAGGCCTCAATCCAGTACTTTAACAAAAAACTTGCAGGACAGGTTAAATAGATTTGCAGGAAATCTGAAGCAAGCTGCAGATAGTGATGCCCGGATTGAGCGTTCTGTGAGGGATCATTCCATTCTCATGTCAATCCTTGACCGGCGCCCGGTATGTCTTTTTACAAGGATTGGTGCACTCTTTCCTTTGTGTAATTAGTTAAGGCACCGGCTTTTCATGGTCTTTGGCTTATAATGATATCTTTGTTTCTGTGAGTTCTATGAATTTAACCAACTTGTTTGATTGGCTTAAAGGATGTCTCATATGCCTCCTAATAGGATTTCGAAAgcattatttgaatttagtttCTGGTCCTGTCTAAGGAGAGTATTAGAAGagattctaatttctttctttatgcacACATTTGTTTCATGGAAAATTTATGGCTGTGCTTCTTGGTGGTTCCTCCTCTTCTATATTTTCATATGCCAATTTGTGTTGTTGCTAGGAGGAAGTTGTGGACATTCAAGTAGTTGtttgtttcaatttatttataattttcttcttgGTATAAGGCTTGTTTACTTAGTTTATTGTTGGGGTTTGTAACTAGCTAATTCACTTAATTTATTCTCAATGTTCTGGCTTGTTTTGGTTTTGGCATTTCTGACTTCTGTGTCATCCTTTCCTTTTTATCCCTTCATGATGAAATCCTTATAGATTTCTAAGTATGTTGAATCTAAATTTCTCATTCTCTTCATTTCCTATGGGTACTGATATGCACTTGGCTCCACACAGATAGAATCTGCCCTGCCTACACTGGCAAGGCCTATAATGTCTTTGGATGCTAATGAAGATGCTATAGTGGGGGCACTGAAGCAGAGCTTGGTAATTTGATCTTTTCATTCTATTAAATGCATGCTTGTTTTGTGAATTTGTAGCTGAGTTTCCTGCCATTCTATTAAATTCATGCTTGTTTTGAGGTTAGTACTAAGTTAATTACTGAATaatccaccccccccccccccaaaaaaaaaaaaaaaagtgcctGGCAAAAACAAAAGGGAAGAACTATATTCTATTGATTCTTTTAAGGATTAACCTTATTTACACGTATAAATACTTTTCTGGTATTCAAATTTCTGAAACAGTTATGTTGTTCCAGTTGTCAAGATCCAGTCCTTTTATTGCCATCAAGTGCATCAATTACTTATTTTTAGGGTTATCCTGCTATTTTCAGGACTTCAGTTATAATCCATAGCCTTGCATGCTGATATGCTGATGTAGGGTTAAGTTGTTCccatatgatttttatatttatttataatgggAACTAAATGCAATGTTCAATTGTTGGTATATGTTGAAATTTAAATGGTGGAATAAGGGGCAAAAGTTTCTTAGCTTCTTAAAATGCAAGCTGAAAGTTTTAGAACTTGGAGGATGAGGAATTAGCCATTTGTGATGTGGAATCTTTTTCTTGGATGAAAATTGTAAAGAGTTAAGGAAAGACTACTCTTAACACTGTCTGTAACTCTTTTGTTTTCCTGATGTGGTAAAAGAATGTCCAAGAAATGCTGGACAGTATATGAATGCTGGATTTGTTTTGCTAGTTTTATAACAATCGTCGAAACTATGATTACTTATCAGAGTTCTGTCAGTTAAAGATGTCTAATTCACTACATTACTCCGATAAATGTGTACAGAAAGTAATGTTGTCAAGAATTAGGAGAAAATAAACCTTCCGTCTTACATTACTCACGGGTTAGAGCTTGATTTATACAAGGCTCTTTACATGATTTAGAAAGATACTAAACTTAGCTTAGGAAAGGATTCTAAATCTAGATTTAGGAACTATACAGATTTAGGATACAAACAAATTAGGAAACATATGCTAATCTATAAGATACAATTCTACTTTTAGAAAACATAGacaatcaatcaatcaccaatcaattaACCAATGATTAGAACCTTCCATTAATACCAGCCGCCATCTTTCCCAGGCTAGAAACCAAACCCTAGCTGTCATCATCTGATGGAAACCCTATTTGCCGacaaatgttataataaaaatggatttgtACGGACTAGTGCATCAACAGTTTTAAATAGAAGGAAACCTGTAATTTTgctactctattatttttttgaaatatcattttatttatgatatggATCAATGAAAACTAAACATTGTACTTATACTGTACATCAAAATTTGTTATCTGGTATAATCATATGTAAATGCAAAACTTGTTGGTGCATACTatagttatatttatttgtcattaagagctaaaaaacaaaatttttagtgttatatttatcttttcttttgccAATGTGAAATCGGTAGCTATATTGAAAATGATTCCATTGATAATACTTTCATTGGATTGAAAACAATATATAGACAGAGAGAAGCAAGGATTAAGGAGTTAGTTTGGAAATAATTGACTCCTTAATCTCTAAACTAGGAAATGATAGAAAAGAGGAAACAAGCTGAGAAAGGAAATACTGAAAAGGGAAACAGAAATAATCTTTCCGATCTGATTTGAATCTTCTGATCTTTCAACACTTCTCCTCAagttggtgaatagatatcTATTATTCCCAGCTTGCTAACATATGACTCAAAGTTTGACTTCAATAGAACTTTTGTAGGAAGGTCAGCCTCTTGCAACTTTGTTGGCACATAATGCAAGGTGAAGGTCCCATTGTCAATTTCTGACTTGATGGAGTTTCTATCAattctcacatgcttcatccTATCGTATTGAATAGGATAATGAACTATGCTGATGGCATATTTGCTATCATTGTATAACTACATAGGTTCTTCCATTGGAATAGATAGGTCTTGAAGTAACCGACTAATCTAAATTAGTTCACACTCCTTGAGCAATTGACTTGTATTCAGCCTCAACACTACTACTTGCAATGACTGTCTGTTTCTTGCTTCTTTAGGTCACCACATTTCCCCATACTTTTGTGCAATACCCAATAGTAGATTTTGTGTCTTCAACTGAACATCAATCTACACCTGCATAGCACTCAACACTCCATTggttcatttttcttgaatagtAAACCCTTCCCTAGAGTACTCTTTAGGTCACGAAGAATCTAACTCATTGCTTCCAAATGTGTCTTTGTGGGAGCATGCATGAACTGATTTATCACATTGACATTGTAAGCAATATCGGGTTTGGTGAGAGATAAGTAGATCATCTTCCCCACTAGGTGTtgatatctctctctttcaactGGTGGATCCTCTTCGGTAATTTTGTGCTTCCAATTTTGGTCTAGGGGTGTCCATGTAGGTTGGCACCCCACTTTCCCTATCTCTTTCAGTAGGTCAAGGGTGTACTTTTTTTGGGAAATAAAAATGCCTTTCTTATTCCTAGCAAtttccatcccaagaaagtatTGTAGGTGCCCAAGGTcttttactttaaattctgcCTGCAACTGACCTTTAAGTTTGACAATTTCTTGTGTGTCATCCCCAGTAATcaccatatcatctacatagactatTAAGTATAGTCCTTCTTTCAGCCTTAagacttttttataaaaaagagtATGGTTAGCCTGACTTTGAGTGTAACTGAATTGCTTCATAGCTGTACCAAACCGAGTAAACCACACATTAGGGGGTTATTTCagtccatataaggattttCTCAGTTTACACACCATGCCTGCTCTGTTCTTTTCGAACTCAGGAGGAAGttccatatatacctcttcttccaagcttccattcaagaatgcattctttACATCTATTTAGTGTAAATCCCACCCCAGATTGGCAGCAAGAGAAATAAGGACTCTAATGGAATTCAACTTTGCAACAGAAGCAAACGTTTCCTTGTAATCTATACTATAAGTTTTAGTGTATTCCTGAGCAACCAGTCTTGCCTTGTATTTGTCTATATTCTCATCACATTTAGTTTTGTGGTAAAGATCCACTTACACCCAACAACCTTCTTTCCTTCTGGTTGAGGAACAATATCCCAAGTCTTGTTCTCATTCAATGCTATCATTTCATCCATTACAACTACTCTCCACTTTTGATCTTGGAGAGCTCCatacatgaaaaagaaaaaactgttGGAAGTTTTATGAGAGGAAAGAACTTCCATAATCTCATTGATCTGAGGGctacaatatatatgtacacaatCTCCTAAAACATAGgaatagattacaacaacatattccAGATTAGTGTTTATTTGAATTAGGATTGACTTATTTGGTTTTAAAGTAGccttatcctttcttttttttatcttcttagtTCGAACTCTCCATCTTTTTCCATATaaatcttcatcttcttctcttcttatctTCTTGTTTATAGCTTGTAATTTCTCCTTTATCTtctctaacactccccctcaagctggtgaccCTTTCTTCTGTATTGTTTTAGTGAGAATATCTGCCTCCTGAAACGCAGTAGGAATATAAGCAAGATTTATATATTCTCTATCAATTTCTTCCTTGAGAAAATGTCGGCTAATTCTTACATGTTTCATCTGGTCACGTTGTATTGaattattcacaatattagTTGCCGACTTACTGTCACTATGGTGCCTTTTTGGAGAGGATATTGGTATGTGTAGGTCTTCCATTATTTTCTCCACCCAAATTACCTCATATATGACTTGAGCAATAGCTTTATATTCTGCTTTTGCACTATTACATGCCACTATTGGTTGCTGCTTGCTTCTCCACGTTACCAAATTACCCCATAGTTTAGTGCAATATCTGAATGTAGATCTACTGTCTTCAATAGAACTAGCTCAATCAGCATCTACAAATGCACTAATCCCTCTGTCTTGACTCTTCTTAAACAAAAGTCCTTTCCCAAGTGTTCGCTTAAGGTACTTGAGGATGTGACGTGCGACCTCAAGATGTCTTTTTGTAGGTGAATGCATGAACTGACTAACTATGCTTACAACATATGCAATGTTAGGACGTGTGAATGATAAATAGATTAACTTACCCACCAAGCAttgatatcttcctttgtcCACTTGGTACTTTCTTCTGttatcttctttatttttccaattagGTTCTAATGAAGTACTAGTAGGTTTACACTGGAGTTTACTAGTTTCCTTCAGCAAGTCTATTT
The sequence above is a segment of the Diospyros lotus cultivar Yz01 chromosome 7, ASM1463336v1, whole genome shotgun sequence genome. Coding sequences within it:
- the LOC127806191 gene encoding vacuolar-sorting protein BRO1, which gives rise to MASPASSSAVANIMLAIYEKKTVAVDLYRPLRNYIVFNYSEREAQNLEDDLQTLNQMRSDLDRSAADSPTARRDLLQSYYRALCAVESRFPISPSKDHINAVTFTWHDAFKNKLKASQQNIHLEKAAVLFNLGAVNSQIGLSFDRASVEGRRQASHSFIAAAGAFAFLRDNESAKASMGSSATVDLSVECAGMLERLMLAQAQECVFENTIAKGSTPGVCSKISRQVGIYYEEALAALNVTPLKDHFDKTWLSHVQLKAALFYAEACYRYGLELHEKEEIAEEIARLKSGINALSEAKKPSSKGAAQQLLDAMNKLEGNLNRNLERAVKENDRVYLMRVPPISSLPPLPAFSMVKPIPMNDLLDASKEKMFASLVPDSSAKALSRYTEMVDDIIRTQAEKLQQGSEIARVRLREMDLPDSILALEGNFSLPTALKEDVEAVQISGGPAGLEAEVQQLRDLRRVNQELLVQTEELLQKEATEDAQFRSQFGVRWTRPQSSTLTKNLQDRLNRFAGNLKQAADSDARIERSVRDHSILMSILDRRPIESALPTLARPIMSLDANEDAIVGALKQSLRQLETLGAQRAGLEDMLKEMKRKDDILPKLMASTGSYEDLFRKEIAKYDHICEEIAQNIEAQEQLLLQIQAQSDEFAAIFNLEDYKVSREKSYKQIEAAIAKYREIKENINEGLKFYVTLQDAITNVKQQCSDFVMTRNIQCREMMEDVQRQLAGFSFQDKNVGGYSYPIAGQPHHQRPSTQQQADQPPRPQATSYYHHHPEQPTMPGYTHHPPPYGNPQQPPPAYHPYPPQQTPQQQPAVSHEYGQPAYPGWRGPYYNASAPQPGTLPRPPYTVPSPYPPPHQSGYYKQ